TTTCGAGCTAGTCGGCTACCCCGATTGGTGGATAGAAAAACACCTAAAACCGTCAAATGCACCACCACCTGCTCGCACAACACCATGGAACCGCAGCAGCCACGCTACAGCTGCCGTCGGAGAACAAGATCGTTCCAAAGATGGAGGACGATTCCCCACCACCGAGGGCAATCGAGAGGTTTCTCAAACTCGGAGCGGCGATGGAGGAGGCGCGCACGGAGGTTTTCAGCAGGCGAATCAGACCGGAGCGGGCAATTTTGCCGGCGGGACCGTGATTGCAAACTGGGCGGAGGCGGAATTGACCGAGAATGAGAAAATGACGCAACAAGGTaagttagggttagggtttggggAGGTTTTATGTTTGGATCCCCAAATTTTCGAAAAATCCCATATTTTATCCCATAACTTACCGGATTTGCATAAAAGACCCCATTTTTTGCAAGTTGACCCATGTACTTCTTTTTCACCCAAATTGAGTCCTCAATTCTGAAATAACTCCAAAAGTGCCCAAATTTTGTGTGAAAATCGATTTCAGCCCTTAGAAAACCTTGGAACTGCATGTAAAATATCTTATGATGTTGGGAAAAATGTTCGATGTATATTTGATTGTGGTGCTACCGACACAATTACTTATGATGCTTCAGATCTTAAGAATATCCCAAAACCAAAGAAATCTTATATTCAGACTGCTAATGGTGAATTTACAACAGTTGAAGGGGCAGGAACTGTGAAGATATCGCCTACCCTGCAGTTATCAAACTGTCTATATATTCCGTCTATGTCTCATAAACTGTTGTCTATCAGCCATGTTACAAAAGAGTTGAATTGTACTTTACTAATGCAGCCGCACTTCTGTATGTTGCAGGATATCCAAACCCGGGAAACAATTGGACGTGGTACTGAACGCGATGGGCTCTACTACGtagacgagatagctcaaaaagggactGTCATGCTAACTCACGGGTCTGCAGATAGGAAAGCTTGGCTTTGACATCGACGTTTGGGACATCCCtctatcggttacttaaaattaTTGTTTCCTGATTTTATTCCTAAGCATGACATGTATTGCGAGACTTGTTTTTTAGCCAAAAGCCATCGAACTTCTTATCCTTTAAATAATACTCGTGTTGAttctcctttttccttaataCATTCGGGTGTATGGGGGCCCGCACCAGTCACTGGGGCAAGGCCTTAGATACTACTTAGTATTTGTAGATGATTGTACCCGTATGACATGggtgtattttatgaaacacaaatccgAAGTCTTTGCACATTTCTCCCATTTTTTCAATCTTATCCAAACCTAGTTTCAGCAAACTATTAAAATCCTAAGATCAGATAATGGGGGGAGTTTGTTAATACCAGCATGTAAcaattttttcaagaaaaaggCCTAATACACCAAACCTCTTGTGCTCATACTCCTGAACAAAACGGTGTTGCCGAAAGAAAAAACCGCTCTCTCCTAGACATGACCCGCTCTATGCTCATAGAATCAAAAACCCCAAAACACTTCTGGCCAAAAGCCATTGCCACCTCAGCCTACCTTTTAAACCGACTACCCACAAGTATCCTCAAACATCAAACACCACTCCAAGTCTTATCCACCTTTATCAAAATTCATCCACCTTTAACTCTTGAACCTCATATCTTTGGATGTTCCGTTTTTGTCCACACccctaaacatgaaagaaccaaAACTTTCCCCATGTGCAATTAAATGTGTTTTTGTTGGATATGGGGTGAATCAAAAAGGGTATAAGTGCTTTGACCCTAAAACCAACCGAATGTTCATCACAATGAATTGCAACTTCCTTGAAACTGAGTACTTCTATACCCATCTTaacggtcagggggagagtaatggagataataatattgaggacccgctaagttggatATCAATGTCGTCGTTGCCAACTCCAAATAATCCTAAAGCGGACCTAACAGAGACGACAGTACGCAGTTCCGCTGAGCAAGCCTCTGAAGTAGGAAGGCCTATCGTCGAAGGTGACACTCACCCAGTTAAATCCCCGTTGAGGTTATCCGATGTAAGTACTCATGACCCTGTTTCCTCAGATATTTATCCTACTAATGATGTGAGCGCAGAAGAAGTATTAGATCCTGTTATGGAAAGCACAAATGGAGATTCAGGGGGAGTGGATGAAGTAGAAGGGATTGACCCTGATACAGGAAGATATATTCTTCCACCAAGGCCGAACAAGGGAGTTCCACCGAAAAGATATACACCTAAAAAGATCAATAGGAAAGCCCGTTACTCCGTTGCATGCTTCGTTACAAGTCATCTATCAGAGATGGATCATGCGTTCGAGAATGCGTTGTATGAGGAAGAAGATATCCCACAATAATGGGAGGAAGCTATGAGGcacaaacattggagagaatcaatgaagaaagaaatagatgCCCTCATTCAAAACAACACGTGGGAAAAGTGTGTTATACCTGGAGGGAAAAGACCAATAGGATGTCGGTGGGTCTTCACCATCAAGAGAAGACCAGATGGATCGATAGAAAGGTACAAAGCAAGATTAGTTGCGAAGAGTTACACCCAGACATATGGGGTGGATTATTCAGAAACTTTCTTCCCAGTGGCCAAAATGAACACAATTCGAGTTTTGCTATCTGTGGCAGCAAACAAGGATTGGTCACTCCACCAATTCGATGTGACTAACGCCTTTCTGCATGGTGAGTtaaaaaaggaagaagaggTGTATATGGAGGCACCACCAGGCCTTGCAGCAGAATTCAGGGTAGGTAAAGGATGTAGGCTCAGAAAGACCTTATATGGGCTAAAACAGTCCCCAAGAGTGAGGTTTGGAAAGTTTGCTGGAGCAATGATTAGCTACGAATATACACAGAGCAACTCTGATCATACCCTGTTTCTAAAGAAGCGAGGAGATAAAATTACTTGcttaatcatatatgttgatgatatgattatcacaggTGATGACCCTGAAGAGATCGAGAACTTGAAGAGAAATCTGtttcaggaatttgagatgaagaacttgggagatctcaagtactttcttgggattTAAGTGCTGAGATCACAAGGAGGAATCTTTTTGAGATAGGGGAAATATATTCGCGATATTTTGGCAGAAACAGATCTCCTGGAATGTAAGCCGGCAGATACACCTATGGCCGTCAACCATGGATTGAAGAGTGATGGAGCTACGTTGACCGATCGGAGTCGATATCAACGACTAGTAGGGAAACTCATCTATCTCTCACATACTAGACCCgatattgcatatgcagtaGGAATTgtgagtcaattcatgcataagCCACAGACGGATCATATGGAGGCAACGCTCAGAATTTGTCGCTATCTGAAGGGAACAACTAGGCATGGAATATTATTTTCCAAGAATGGAAGTCTTGAGATTCATGGATACACAaatgctgattgggcagggaaTCCGAACGATAGGAGATCCACAGCAcgctactttacctttgttggaggtaactTAGTGACGTGGAAAAGTAAAAAACACAAGGTAGTAGCTCTCTCAAGTGCGGAAGCCGAATTTCGTGGGATTAAAAGTGGACTCACCGAGATATTATGGCTAAGAAGATTGATGAAGGAACTTAACCTCGCTCCTAACAAGAAGTGTAAGTTGTACTGTGATAACAAGGCGGTTATAAGCATCTCAGAAAACCCAGTTCAACACGATCGAACAAAACATGTGGAGGTGGATAGACACCTTAtcaaggaaaaaattgaaaggGGAATTGTTGAGTTTCCGTTTGTTCGTTCAGAAGCTCAGCTTGTATATATTGACAAAGACTGTCAATGCTAGAAGTTTTGAAGATGTTCTTGGCAAATTGAGTTTTGGAAATCTCActactcaatttgagggggagtaTTAATAAAAGAAAGATTGTAATTAAGATCAATTACCTAAATCACgtaattaacaaaataagtTTTATAGAATAGGATTATTTTTTTCCCTTGTACAAGACTTAGCATGTATACTGTGTTCTACTTGCTATTTAAAGCAAACTATATTCAATGGAATCATCATCTTTTTACCACTTAACACTATTAGGGGAGTACTGGTTAATAATTATAAGAAAAAATAGaggataaaaataattattgttgtTTACCTGTGACTAACTACCACCTTCCCAACCATCTGCTAACGACACACTCTTTCAATGCCCAAATTTTCTTTCATTtgccctctctttctctctctctctctctctctctctttaaatACATACACCCCTTCGATAATCCCTCAACTTCCTTCCaaaacacactctctctctctctaaacccCCTCTACATTGATGACATCCCTCCGACTCTGTACAGTTCCGCAATGGCGCCAGCTTCTTTCTGGAACTCATCCAAAACCGTCTGCGTCATGGACGCCTCCGGCCGCCTCGGCTCCGCCCTCGTCCACCGCCTCCTCCGCCGCGGCTACACCGTTCACGCCGCCGTCCATAGCCACGGTATatttattcatctctcttatctatctatctatctgtATTCTCAGTCGCTTTGATCGTATTTAGGTTTccgattttgaaattttgatgtgaaattggTTGGATTTTCAGAGGAGATGCATCGTTACAAGAGGCAAtcgatggagaagaaggagCTGAGAGTATTTCATTCTGATCCATTGGATTATCACAGCATTTTGGATGCTCTCAGAGGCTGCTGCGCCTTGTTCTACTCCTTCGAGCTCCCCTCCGATCACTCTACCTACGATGTAAGCTCGTCTCCGATTTCTCCCCCCTTTCACCTATCTCaaattgtagagagagagagagatttggtCGATTGCTTTTTGCAGCTTATTAAATTCCTTTGATAGCTCACAAACCAGTTTCCAATGACTGCTTCTAGAAGGATATTGATTGAGtcttaggtcatccacaacgctgtctctataccgtctcttaactactatttgagcactatttgagggccccactgtccttttttgctccatctcttaactaagagacggaacctgcaacgctccgtctcttaaccgtctctataccgtctcttaattactattcattcaatttaatttataattttttttaaaacccaattcaatttaaacaaacacactttattaaaattaaaacaatattacaacttaacattaaaaaaaacgaagacataattaaaattctaaaaaaataaaaatgacataatttaatcttctccgccaaagttttcccaaatgtgctcaattagatcctcttggagttgggtgtgggcgctagagtcgcgtgtccttgcccgaatagccaaccgttcttgtatagatggatgcgctccacttcgcggcggactacttgcggttgagcttccgggggattcggggtcgaaccaatttccggcatcgggtccttcgtctcggacaatcatgttgtgcaagattatgcacgtatacatgatgtcgaccatgctctccatgaaccacgaacgagccggggctttgatgatgttgaagcgcgcttggagaaccccgaacgccctctccacatccttgcgcgcagcctcctgcttctgcgcaaaaagagcctgctttgggttcgctggcctgccgcacgtcttcacgaaggtcggccacttcgggtagatgccgtcggcgagatagtaccccattttataccgccggttgttggcgacgaagttgatggccggcgctttaccatccaaaacttcggtaaagaggtcggactgttggagcacgtttacgtcgttgttcgagccagggaccccgaagtacgcgtgccagatccaaagtcggtagtcggcaacggcctcgagtacaacggttgggtgggtgcctttgtggccgctcgtgtaggaacccctccaagccaccgggcaattcttccattgccagtgcatgcaatcgacactgccaagcatcccggggaatccgtgcacttgttcgtgcaggttgaggaggaactgacaatcctccgtggttggcctccggggaaattcgtcactgaaggctgcccggacgcctctgcagaagttgagcaagcacaagcgcccagtgctgtctccgatgtgcaggtattcgtcgaatatgtcggccgtttgtccagtcgcaagctgccggatggctgcagtacatttctgcagcgtcgtgtggctgggacgaccgaccgcgtcgaacccttctcggaagaactcctccctggccgccaaagtattcgctatgtggagaaatagcggtttccgcatgcggaaacggcgacggaaataggtatctccccaaatcgggttatcgcagaagtagtcgcgtactaaccgtgcgacGGCTttctcccggttccgattgatgtacttccgggagcgtcgtgggggtggtgcggcttcctccgcctctcgtcgtcgatcttcttcgagtgattgttccattaattggcgcatttgctcaaaaggatccatttgtttgagttgattgaagatggaaattggagtgatagagaggatttgagaggaatagatgtgtgtttgtgtttgaaatgagtatggaatagaattatttatagagtaaaaaaattaaaaatttaaaaatgaaaataaatatttaacggtaatattaccgtttgaaaaaaaaaaattttttttattaaaaatcgatttttttttaaaaaaaatgaattattgcgggccagcgagtgggcgtcacgcacgcatggggacgtgccatgTGTCCctagcgcgtggcgagacatctcgtctcgtgtctcgccgagacgagctacgcgacgagacggtcgcgagctggagacgagatgggcgctgcaatgcgtctcgcgggggtctcgtctctccgagacgagacgcgagcccggcgcaagacgcgttgtggatggtcttatttTTTCTCAAGCTTTTATTAGGGACGGCTTAAATGAGAAAACCAACAAAGCTACGTGTGCACGCAAAAATCCAAATATATTTCAATCTCATAGGATTTCACTACGTCATCCATTACGTTACTCTGTATTTTTCCACCTTAAGCTTTATTTTGTTTGCATATATATTTCGAGTAAAATTATCAAAGGAAATTCAACTTTAACTGATTTTTAATCATCAGCTTCATTTTTTATAAAGTTCATATCTCTTCAATCTTTTATCGTTGAATTGTAGTTAGGAATTCGCCCATACGAAATCTAGAATGCGACATAAAtcggaattaaatgtcgtttgGAATCCAAATGGAGACACCACACCCTTTGGAAACTACCCGACAGCTTTAGCTGTAAACTTGTGTAATTGTCTTCGTCAAAGTTGCAAGAAAGTGCAATTGATCACGTTAGAGTGATTGTATTTGTGCAGGAATTTATGGGTGAGTTGGAAGTAAGAGCGGCCCACAACGTGTTGGAGGCGTGTGCTCAGACGGACACAATAGAGAAGGTCGTCTTCACGTCGTCTGCAACGGCCGTCGTCTGGAGGGAACACGATGATAGCCGGACATCCGACGTCGATGAAAGAAACTGGAGCGATGTCAACTTTTGCAAGAAGTTTAAGGTAGTTGTTAGCTAGataatatttcttttatttcagaTTTGACTGTCTTGTTATAGTGTTTCATCTCGTAATCTCGTATGCAGTTATGGCACGGCCTGTCGAAAACCATAGCCGAGAAGATGGCATGGGCGTTGGCAATGGACCGGGAGGTGAACATGGTGTCGATAAATGCAGGGCTGTTGATGTACCCCGACTTGAGCATCAAGGGCCCCTACTTGCTTGGGGCCGCTGAGATGTCCAAGGACGGCGTCCTTGTCACCGTCGACCTCGACTTCCTCGTTGACGCACACATTTGCATCTTCGAGGATATCTCCTCGTATGGCCGGTACCTGTGCTTCAATGGCATCATAAACTGCAACGACGACGTTGTGAAGCTGGCAAAGATGCTCCTTCCGTCATCGCCGTCACAAGACATGTAAGTCGGTAGCTTGGTGGCAGAGCtagaaatatttttgaaacCATGATAGAAACGATAAAATCTGTCTCTGAATGTTAAAATTCGTGAATCGTGTTGTGATCACAGGTTCGACGACGACAGTGTGCACCAACAGAGGATAAGCAACGTGAAATTGCGCAAGTTGATGGTGGATTTCGAGAGTAGATTACAAATGACAAGCGACGATGAATGAATCGATCGATTGATTTGTTCAAGGGGAAAAAAAAAGACACAAAATCACGAACAGTTTCCACGAAAGGAGACGAACATTTTGGCAATGTACATTGCATATGTCGAGTGAAAATGAAGAAAAGTAAAGTCTTAGAtatattagaatattttctATCTCACTAAAATAGTGTGTAGCATATTCCCTATATATATGCGATTCTTTGAACCTAGCAGAAGAAGAAAAGGGTAAAGTGGCTGATGTCATGAGATTATTCCCCACAATGAACTTGGCCATGTATAGTCCAAATCCCAGCAACATATTTGACAAGGCGTTATGATCAATTGATACATCTACCTAAGTCATTTCACACACATCATCCAAATGctactttttaatattaatctATGCTCATAAATTTACAAACCACAATCCATGGATTAGATACATGCATTCAAGCAGAGGAAGAGGGAATAGTAATGCACTACCACTTAAACTGCTACCTCATATATGTGGTGGATACTTCATACTATACGCAGTGCTCAAACACTCAGTGAGATCGAAGTAATTGTAGAAAGCTTATACTTGCATAATCTAGTAGAGTTCTGTGGCCTAAAAAGTACCTCCGTGCTCGATCTAACAGCAACTTCTTTCCATTGTGACGACCAAGAAGGTCCTTCAACGCGATAATCACACAAAGCATACAAGACTTGGACTTCCGAATGAACTGCAAGGAACAAACCCGGCAGTAAAACATGTGAAGAAGTACAGTGAATGCGATGCAGATTTTTTGTGGCAAAATCCAACAGAGGTGACGAAAGCATTTACCAAAAGAAAACATGCTAGTCTTCTGAAAGGTCATATGACTGACTTTCGATCTTTTGATCTTTCTTAATGCCCGGAGGTCTTCTTGTTTGCCTTTGAATTCGAGAAACTCTCCCAAAATACACTTATTCCCTTTGACCTCCAACCTGCATTACATTAGGCAAAATGTCCACATTCGTTAAGTTGTAGGCCAAGCTcctttaaaaaatgaaaagtcGAGCTAGTCTAAGGGGTTCAACACAACAGCATCAAATCTCCGATGTTTCACATGATCTTTTCTAAATCAATGTGGTGTTAAATTATTGACTCTATTTTTGAAGGGATCGACATGCTTGCAGCACAGCCCTTAAAGTTGTCAAACTGATTAGAAAGCTATTAAGACACAATCATAAAAGTGACTCTGAAACAAACCTATCACATGCTGGAGCCGTGCAGAGAACAGAGTTGAGCTTCTCGGAAAATGACTCCTGCGATTTCTTCCCACGAAAAAGCGCACCTTTGATCCATCCAGAATATGAACTGTTGTGTTCGGGTTTTAATTGTGTCCACTGACCATAAGTAATGACCTCAGGTGGAAAGGGGACCGATTGGCTGATAGAAAACCAGCAAGGTCAGAAAAACGAACGACTACATACAGTTTACAATTTACACACGCTGCATATacaaacacacactacacaatcaCACTCCCACAGAACAAGTATGCATACTTCACACACATACACTCACATTACACACGTAACACCCTGGAGGAATCCTAAGAAACTTGCAAAGGATAGTTTTCACTAAACACACAACTCAtgtaggaaacaaataaaaccaAAGGGAAAAAAAAGTATTTCTCTCAATAGCAGGCAACAGCAGTCCCTCAGCATGAAACCAATACAGATTAGTGGATCACCCAACTCTCGAGTCATAAAACGAAGAAAAGGCaggaaaaaataaatcaatcaaGCATATCCCAtaaaaacatagaaaacaaaaaTCATACCAAAAATTCGGATCAGGGCATATGACTTTATAAGATAAATATCCTTCTGGAAGAGCAACTCCCCTTTGTTCAAGGTACCCTTCAAGAATGGAAACCAAGTGCTCGATTTCAGGTACCTGAATCGTAAAAATTTAGATTATTTGTGCAAGGCATGAGTTCttgcaagaaaaagaaaagcacTAGTTTTTGAGCTAGAGAAGATGACAACTCTTAGGATCAGACGATACTTAACCACTAAGAGTTTTTGAAAATCTTATAAGATATCTTATTCTTATCTGTTCTAGGCCAACGTACTCAACAACTACAAAATACTCCGTAATCCCACTATATGGAATCAGCTCATTTTTAGATGATATACAAGTCAGGTCAGCTGTCAGCATGCTCTACGTGCCATAGTACTCAGTAACTTCAAATCTAAGTCCTCAATCTTATCACACAAAAGCTACGATTGTGTTTATAAAGCATACAACACCGTCAAGGTTAATAGAAGAGTCAAATTGTTCACCTAGCAGTGGTTTCCAAATCCACCTCTAACTAAGTCATAGTACCCTATAGAAAATGTGGTGAAGTATGCAAAGTGTATGCAACCTACAGACAGCCTGCAATCGAGATAACTGCAGATTGTGCTGCAGCATTAGATTTTCTGATGGAAGATTAGTAGCTTACGGGATTGGGAAGGCGGTCAGTTCTTCGATGCTTTTTGTCAGTGCACACCCAATTACCATCCTTATCGACCGAAACAAACCCCGATACATTCTTTACAGAAATCACTATTGCCTCACTGCAGAAGAGGAGCACAACATTCACCCAACCATAACAATGCAAATTCCTCTGTAAACTTAATGAATTAGTACAAAAGGAGCTGACGATTCACCAGGCAAAAGCATCGCTAGCTTAAACACACTAAACAATGGCGTAGGAAACAAGACTACAGAATCAATAAGCACATGAAATGTATAAAAGAGGGAGAATTACTGATTAGTGACGAGAACAAGATCAATGTTTTTGCGAGAAGCAGAATCAGGGTCTGGAATTTGGAGCCCAACGTAAACTTTGCTCCCGGCATACAGCTTCTCCAATCTATTCCCACACAATTACACATCAATAGAAATGAGGATAGTTCAATTCGTATTAATAAATGAAACCTTTTAGCGACGGCAGTAAGGGCATTGAAACGCGAGGAATCGAGATCGAATTCGGCATCATCGTCGAAGAAAAATCGCTTAAATATGCGGTAG
This sequence is a window from Salvia splendens isolate huo1 chromosome 14, SspV2, whole genome shotgun sequence. Protein-coding genes within it:
- the LOC121764026 gene encoding cinnamoyl-CoA reductase-like SNL6, translating into MAPASFWNSSKTVCVMDASGRLGSALVHRLLRRGYTVHAAVHSHEEMHRYKRQSMEKKELRVFHSDPLDYHSILDALRGCCALFYSFELPSDHSTYDEFMGELEVRAAHNVLEACAQTDTIEKVVFTSSATAVVWREHDDSRTSDVDERNWSDVNFCKKFKLWHGLSKTIAEKMAWALAMDREVNMVSINAGLLMYPDLSIKGPYLLGAAEMSKDGVLVTVDLDFLVDAHICIFEDISSYGRYLCFNGIINCNDDVVKLAKMLLPSSPSQDMFDDDSVHQQRISNVKLRKLMVDFESRLQMTSDDE
- the LOC121764025 gene encoding uncharacterized protein LOC121764025, giving the protein MKLTMFAELICGLVFYRIFKRFFFDDDAEFDLDSSRFNALTAVAKRLEKLYAGSKVYVGLQIPDPDSASRKNIDLVLVTNHEAIVISVKNVSGFVSVDKDGNWVCTDKKHRRTDRLPNPVPEIEHLVSILEGYLEQRGVALPEGYLSYKVICPDPNFCQSVPFPPEVITYGQWTQLKPEHNSSYSGWIKGALFRGKKSQESFSEKLNSVLCTAPACDRLEVKGNKCILGEFLEFKGKQEDLRALRKIKRSKVSHMTFQKTSMFSFVHSEVQVLYALCDYRVEGPSWSSQWKEVAVRSSTEVLFRPQNSTRLCKYKLSTITSISLSV